From a single Salvelinus namaycush isolate Seneca chromosome 14, SaNama_1.0, whole genome shotgun sequence genomic region:
- the LOC120059148 gene encoding hepatocyte nuclear factor 4-alpha-like isoform X2 — translation MDMADYSDALDPAYTTLEFENMQVLSMGSDSSPAESANMNAANHLGAGTLCAICGDRATGKHYGASSCDGCKGFFRRSVRKNHMYSCRFSRQCIVDKDKRNQCRYCRLKKCFRAGMKKEAVQNERDRISTRRSSYEDSSLPSINALIQADVLSRQISSPGPILNGDIRTKKIATITDVCESMKQQLLVLVEWAKYIPAFCDLPLDDQVALLRAHAGENLLIGAAKRSMLYKDLLLLGNDHIIPRNCPEMEVSRVAVRILDELVLSFQELQIDDNEYACLKAIVFFDPDAKGLSDPGKIKRMRYQVQVSLEDYINDRQYDSRGRFGELLLLLPTLQSITWQMIEQIQFVKLFGMAKIDNLLQEMLLGGSANEAHHTPHSLHPHLVQEHLSNNVIVSSNMATSIHNGQISTPGTPIPSPPTASSSEHYKMAQGVIATVPKHPISIPQLTITKQEAI, via the exons ATGGATATGGCAGACTATAGCGATGCCCTGGACCCAGCCTACACCACCCTGGAGTTTGAAAACATGCAAGTGCTCTCCATGGGCTCAG ACTCCTCGCCGGCTGAGAGTGCCAACATGAATGCAGCCAACCACCTCGGAGCGGGCACCCTGTGTGCCATCTGTGGGGACAGGGCCACGGGCAAACACTATGGGGCCTCCAGCTGTGACGGCTGCAAAGGCTTCTTCCGTCGGAGCGTTCGCAAAAACCACATGTATTCATGCAG GTTCAGCAGACAGTGCATTGTGGACAAAGACAAGAGGAATCAATGCAGATACTGTCGATTGAAGAAATGCTTTCGAGCTGGCATGAAAAAAGAAG CTGTACAAAACGAGAGAGACAGAATCAGCACTAGGAGATCTAGCTATGAAGACAGCAGTTTACCATCTATCAATGCTCTTATCCAGGCAGATGTACTCTCAAGACAG ATATCCTCACCTGGACCTATACTGAATGGTGACATCAGGACAAAAAAGATAGCGACCATCACAGATGTGTGTGAATCAATGAAACAGCAGCTGCTGGTGTTGGTGGAATGGGCCAAGTACATCCCTGCGTTCTGTGACCTGCCACTGGATGACCAG GTGGCATTGCTGCGAGCCCATGCAGGAGAGAATCTTCTGATTGGAGCTGCAAAGAGGTCTATGTTGTACAAGGACCTCCTGTTACTAG GAAATGACCACATTATTCCCCGGAACTGCCCGGAGATGGAAGTGTCCCGGGTAGCAGTGAGGATTCTGGACGAGCTAGTGCTGTCCTTCCAGGAACTCCAGATAGATGACAATGAATACGCTTGTTTGAAAGCCATTGTTTTCTTCGATCCAG aTGCCAAAGGTCTGAGTGACCCAGGTAAGATCAAGCGGATGCGGTACCAGGTTCAGGTCAGCCTAGAGGACTACATCAACGACCGGCAGTATGACTCCCGGGGACGCTTCGGAgagctgctcctgctgctgcccACACTACAAAGCATCACCTGGCAGATGATCGAACAGATACagtttgtcaaactctttggcaTGGCCAAGATTGACAACCTGCTCCAAGAGATGCTCTTAGGAG GTTCTGCTAATGAGGCACATCACACACCTCACTCTCTGCATCCACATCTGGTTCAGGAACACCTCAGCAACAATGTCATCGTTTCAAGCAACATGGCTACTTCCATCCACAATGGCCAAATCT CCACTCCTGGAACCCCAATCCCCTCTCCTCCCACAGCCTCCAGTTCAGAACACTATAAGATGGCTCAAGGGGTTATAGCCACTGTGCCCAAGCATCCTATCTCCATCCCTCAGCTCACCATCACCAAGCAAGAAGCCATCTAA
- the LOC120059148 gene encoding hepatocyte nuclear factor 4-alpha-like isoform X1, whose protein sequence is MDMADYSDALDPAYTTLEFENMQVLSMGSDSSPAESANMNAANHLGAGTLCAICGDRATGKHYGASSCDGCKGFFRRSVRKNHMYSCRFSRQCIVDKDKRNQCRYCRLKKCFRAGMKKEGIQFIQLHSNAVQNERDRISTRRSSYEDSSLPSINALIQADVLSRQISSPGPILNGDIRTKKIATITDVCESMKQQLLVLVEWAKYIPAFCDLPLDDQVALLRAHAGENLLIGAAKRSMLYKDLLLLGNDHIIPRNCPEMEVSRVAVRILDELVLSFQELQIDDNEYACLKAIVFFDPDAKGLSDPGKIKRMRYQVQVSLEDYINDRQYDSRGRFGELLLLLPTLQSITWQMIEQIQFVKLFGMAKIDNLLQEMLLGGSANEAHHTPHSLHPHLVQEHLSNNVIVSSNMATSIHNGQISTPGTPIPSPPTASSSEHYKMAQGVIATVPKHPISIPQLTITKQEAI, encoded by the exons ATGGATATGGCAGACTATAGCGATGCCCTGGACCCAGCCTACACCACCCTGGAGTTTGAAAACATGCAAGTGCTCTCCATGGGCTCAG ACTCCTCGCCGGCTGAGAGTGCCAACATGAATGCAGCCAACCACCTCGGAGCGGGCACCCTGTGTGCCATCTGTGGGGACAGGGCCACGGGCAAACACTATGGGGCCTCCAGCTGTGACGGCTGCAAAGGCTTCTTCCGTCGGAGCGTTCGCAAAAACCACATGTATTCATGCAG GTTCAGCAGACAGTGCATTGTGGACAAAGACAAGAGGAATCAATGCAGATACTGTCGATTGAAGAAATGCTTTCGAGCTGGCATGAAAAAAGAAGGTATACAATTCATTCAACTTCATTCAAATG CTGTACAAAACGAGAGAGACAGAATCAGCACTAGGAGATCTAGCTATGAAGACAGCAGTTTACCATCTATCAATGCTCTTATCCAGGCAGATGTACTCTCAAGACAG ATATCCTCACCTGGACCTATACTGAATGGTGACATCAGGACAAAAAAGATAGCGACCATCACAGATGTGTGTGAATCAATGAAACAGCAGCTGCTGGTGTTGGTGGAATGGGCCAAGTACATCCCTGCGTTCTGTGACCTGCCACTGGATGACCAG GTGGCATTGCTGCGAGCCCATGCAGGAGAGAATCTTCTGATTGGAGCTGCAAAGAGGTCTATGTTGTACAAGGACCTCCTGTTACTAG GAAATGACCACATTATTCCCCGGAACTGCCCGGAGATGGAAGTGTCCCGGGTAGCAGTGAGGATTCTGGACGAGCTAGTGCTGTCCTTCCAGGAACTCCAGATAGATGACAATGAATACGCTTGTTTGAAAGCCATTGTTTTCTTCGATCCAG aTGCCAAAGGTCTGAGTGACCCAGGTAAGATCAAGCGGATGCGGTACCAGGTTCAGGTCAGCCTAGAGGACTACATCAACGACCGGCAGTATGACTCCCGGGGACGCTTCGGAgagctgctcctgctgctgcccACACTACAAAGCATCACCTGGCAGATGATCGAACAGATACagtttgtcaaactctttggcaTGGCCAAGATTGACAACCTGCTCCAAGAGATGCTCTTAGGAG GTTCTGCTAATGAGGCACATCACACACCTCACTCTCTGCATCCACATCTGGTTCAGGAACACCTCAGCAACAATGTCATCGTTTCAAGCAACATGGCTACTTCCATCCACAATGGCCAAATCT CCACTCCTGGAACCCCAATCCCCTCTCCTCCCACAGCCTCCAGTTCAGAACACTATAAGATGGCTCAAGGGGTTATAGCCACTGTGCCCAAGCATCCTATCTCCATCCCTCAGCTCACCATCACCAAGCAAGAAGCCATCTAA